From Oncorhynchus mykiss isolate Arlee chromosome 6, USDA_OmykA_1.1, whole genome shotgun sequence, the proteins below share one genomic window:
- the LOC110525905 gene encoding U3 small nucleolar ribonucleoprotein protein IMP4: MKKMVGDFLAVVGVCGCECVQSNQQNASTRLRREYLYRKSQEDRVRTIEEKKQKLKSALDAIRLIPTEVCREAVQLQKLLEYDDEGAEGVSSHMDDEYKWAGVEDPKVMVTTSRDPSSRLKMFVKEVKLIFPGAQRMNRGGHEIKALVQACKANNVTDLVIVHETRGQPDGLVVCHLPFGPTAYFTLYNVVMRHDVPDIGTMSEAYPNLIFHNFSSRLGQRVSNILKYLFPVPKEDSRRVITFANQEDFISFRHHTYKKTDHRNVELSEVGPRFEIKLYMIKLGTLENEATADVEWRHHSYTHTAKKRKFLSME, translated from the exons ATGAAAAAGATGGTTGGTGACTTTCTCGcagttgtgggtgtgtgtggttgtgagtgCGTGCAATCCAATCAACAAAATG CTTCGACGAGACTGAGACGGGAGTACCTGTATAGGAAGTCCCAAGAGGACAGGGTGCGGACGATTGAGGAGAAGAAACAGAAGCTGAAATCTGCTCTTGATG CCATTCGTCTCATCCCTACTGaggtttgccgagaagctgtacAGTTACAGAAATTGTTGGAGTATGATGATGAGGGAGCAGAAG GTGTCAGCTCTCACATGGATGATGAGTATAAATGGGCTGGAGTGGAGGATCCAAAGGTCATGGTCACAACATCAAGAGACCCCAGCTCTCGACTCAAGATGTTTGTCAAG GAGGTGAAGCTGATCTTCCCTGGGGCTCAGCGTATGAACAGGGGAGGTCATGAAATTAAAGCTCTAGTACAAGCCTGTAAAGCCAACAATGTTACAGACCTGGTCATCGTTCATGAGACTAGAGGACAGCCAG ATGGGCTGGTGGTGTGCCACCTACCTTTTGGACCGACTGCGTACTTCACTCTTTACAATGTGGTAATGAGACATGATGTGCCGGACATTGGAACCATGTCTGAAGCCTACCCCAACCTCATCTTTCACAACTTCTCCTCACGACTTGGCCAGAGG GTTTCCAATATCCTCAAGTATTTGTTCCCAGTGCCTAAAGAGGACAGCAGGCGGGTTATCACATTTGCCAACCAGGAGGATTTTATATCTTTCAG ACATCACACTTACAAGAAAACGGACCACAGGAACGTTGAGTTGTCAGAAGTTGGGCCCAGATTTGAAATCAAAT tGTACATGATCAAGCTTGGTACCCTAGAAAATGAGGCTACAGCGGACGTTGAATGGCGCCaccactcatatacacacactgccAAAAAGAGGAAGTTTCTCAGCATGGAGTAA